A region from the Lysobacter antibioticus genome encodes:
- a CDS encoding bactofilin family protein — protein MAIFNQPAPPKRDNPVPPLQPETALKKEPDAATEFSFGQASPTPAPYAAAPTPAPAPAARAIEREAVKESLIASDLSIEGKIQGSGHIRIAGRFKGDVQVDGDLTVELGAKLNGGVRARKVVIAGELEGNIESAQRVELLDSGAMIGDVKAAVMTVAAGSRMRGQVEFGWDDKDAAKPASRNDNARNESGRNEGGKGDKNGAAKTETGADS, from the coding sequence ATGGCCATCTTCAATCAGCCTGCTCCGCCCAAGCGCGACAATCCGGTACCGCCGTTGCAGCCGGAAACCGCGCTCAAGAAAGAACCCGACGCGGCCACCGAATTCTCGTTTGGACAAGCTTCGCCCACGCCCGCTCCCTACGCCGCTGCGCCGACGCCGGCGCCCGCTCCGGCCGCGCGCGCGATCGAACGCGAGGCGGTCAAGGAATCGCTGATCGCCTCCGACCTGTCGATCGAAGGCAAGATCCAGGGCTCCGGCCACATCCGCATCGCCGGCCGCTTCAAGGGCGACGTCCAGGTCGACGGCGACCTGACCGTCGAACTCGGCGCCAAGCTCAACGGCGGCGTGCGCGCGCGCAAGGTCGTGATCGCCGGCGAGCTCGAAGGCAACATCGAGTCGGCGCAGCGCGTCGAACTGCTCGACAGCGGCGCGATGATCGGCGACGTCAAGGCCGCGGTGATGACGGTCGCGGCCGGTTCGCGCATGCGCGGCCAGGTCGAGTTCGGCTGGGACGACAAGGATGCGGCCAAGCCTGCCTCCCGTAACGACAACGCGCGCAACGAGAGCGGGCGCAACGAAGGCGGCAAGGGCGACAAGAACGGCGCCGCCAAGACGGAGACCGGCGCCGACTCATGA
- a CDS encoding molecular chaperone HscC translates to MIVGIDLGTTHSLIGVHGPDGPRLIANALGSLLTPSVVSVGEHNEVIVGRAARERLVSHPQRSVAAFKRWMGTDRVTALGKHRFRPEELSALILKSLIADAEADLGHRIEEAVISVPAYFSDSQRKATRIAGELAGIKVERLINEPTAAALAYGLQQRDGGGRYLVFDLGGGTFDVSILELFDGIMEVHASAGDNFLGGEDFSQALLDAFLSEHGLAASQLALTELAILERRIEALKHDLARGSEVGLELTLAGQPRAWRVDEAAFARICEPLVQRLRAPLERAMRDAKLSPGQLDEIVLVGGASRMSLSARLVSRMFGRLPLRHVNPDEAIGLGACVAAGMKARDESLEEIILTDVCPHTLGVSTSRETHGRYTTGIFSPIIHRNSTVPVSRVERYFPTYDEQRAVEIEIYQGESPRVEHNVRLGMVSIDLPPKRRDENPIDVRFTYDINGLLQVEAVALSTGLKREVVLEKNPGVLSPDEIRQRLAALAAIKVHPREQQENIALIARAERLYEELLWAREQLQDALVQFRGALDLQDPELIAHHRAEFARYLDAIEAQA, encoded by the coding sequence ATGATCGTCGGCATCGACCTCGGCACCACCCATTCGCTGATCGGCGTCCACGGGCCCGACGGCCCCCGCCTGATCGCCAACGCCTTGGGCTCGCTGCTCACCCCCTCGGTGGTCAGCGTCGGCGAGCACAACGAGGTCATCGTCGGCCGCGCCGCGCGCGAACGCCTGGTCTCGCATCCGCAGCGCAGCGTCGCCGCATTCAAGCGCTGGATGGGCACCGACCGCGTCACCGCGCTCGGCAAGCACCGCTTCCGCCCCGAGGAATTGTCGGCGCTGATCCTGAAGTCGCTGATCGCCGACGCCGAGGCCGACCTCGGCCATCGCATCGAAGAGGCGGTGATCAGCGTGCCGGCTTATTTCTCCGACAGCCAGCGCAAGGCCACGCGCATCGCCGGCGAACTGGCCGGGATCAAGGTCGAACGCCTGATCAACGAACCGACCGCGGCGGCCCTGGCCTACGGCCTGCAGCAGCGCGACGGCGGCGGCCGCTATCTGGTGTTCGACCTCGGCGGCGGCACCTTCGACGTCTCGATCCTGGAGCTGTTCGACGGGATCATGGAAGTGCACGCCAGCGCCGGCGACAACTTCCTCGGCGGCGAGGACTTCTCCCAGGCCCTGCTCGACGCCTTCCTGAGCGAACACGGCCTGGCCGCGAGCCAGCTGGCGCTGACCGAGCTGGCGATCCTCGAGCGCCGCATCGAAGCGCTCAAGCACGACCTGGCCCGCGGCAGCGAAGTCGGGCTAGAACTGACCCTGGCCGGCCAGCCGCGCGCCTGGCGTGTCGACGAGGCCGCGTTCGCGCGGATCTGCGAGCCCTTGGTGCAGCGCCTGCGCGCGCCGCTGGAACGGGCGATGCGCGACGCCAAGCTCAGCCCCGGCCAGCTCGACGAGATCGTCCTGGTCGGCGGCGCCTCGCGCATGTCGCTGAGCGCGCGCCTGGTCTCGCGCATGTTCGGCCGCCTGCCGTTGCGCCATGTCAATCCCGACGAAGCCATCGGCCTGGGCGCCTGCGTCGCCGCCGGCATGAAGGCGCGCGACGAGTCGCTGGAAGAGATCATCCTCACCGACGTGTGCCCGCACACGCTCGGCGTCAGCACCAGCCGCGAAACCCACGGCCGCTACACCACCGGCATTTTCTCGCCGATCATCCACCGCAACAGCACCGTGCCGGTGAGCCGGGTCGAGCGCTATTTCCCGACCTACGACGAGCAGCGCGCGGTCGAGATCGAGATCTACCAGGGCGAGAGCCCGCGGGTCGAACACAACGTCCGCCTGGGCATGGTCTCGATCGACCTGCCGCCCAAGCGCCGCGACGAGAACCCGATCGACGTGCGCTTCACCTACGACATCAACGGCCTGTTGCAGGTCGAGGCGGTCGCCCTGTCGACCGGGCTCAAGCGCGAAGTGGTGCTGGAGAAGAACCCCGGCGTGCTCAGCCCGGACGAGATCCGCCAGCGCCTGGCGGCATTGGCGGCGATCAAGGTGCACCCGCGCGAACAGCAGGAGAACATCGCCCTGATCGCGCGCGCCGAACGCCTGTACGAAGAGCTGCTGTGGGCACGCGAGCAATTGCAGGACGCGCTGGTGCAGTTCCGCGGCGCCCTCGACCTGCAGGACCCCGAGCTGATCGCCCATCACCGGGCCGAATTCGCGCGCTACCTCGACGCGATCGAAGCCCAAGCCTGA
- a CDS encoding carboxyl transferase domain-containing protein produces MPAITSQLDPRSQDFRDNVAYHQALVEELDARLARAAHGGGDKARAKHTERGKLLARDRIAALLDPGSPFLEIAPLAAEGMYDDAAPAAGMVAGIGRVQGLEVVIVANDATVKGGTYFPMTVKKHLRAQEIARENRLPCIYLVDSGGAFLPLQDEVFPDREHFGRIFYNQARLSAENIPQIAVVMGSCTAGGAYVPAMCDESIIVKEQGTIFLGGPPLVKAATGEVVDAEALGGAEVHTTVSGVADHFAEDDRHALQIAREIVGNLNRRKTLPVTVQASREPLYAAHELYGIVPKDTRRPFDIREVIARIVDGSELQEFKARYAKTLITGFAHVHGYPVGIVANNGILFAESALKGAHFIELCNQRGIPLVFLQNITGFMVGKKYENAGIAKDGAKMVTAVACSHVPKFTVVIGGSFGAGNYAMCGRAYGARFLWMWPNARISVMGGEQAASVLATVRRDGIEAAGKVWTPDEEEAFKAPIRDQYESQGNPYYASARLWDDGIIDPADTRRVLGLALSASLNAPIEDRTRFGVFRM; encoded by the coding sequence ATGCCCGCGATCACCTCCCAACTCGACCCGCGCTCGCAGGACTTCCGGGACAACGTCGCCTACCACCAGGCGCTGGTCGAAGAGCTCGACGCGCGCCTCGCGCGCGCCGCGCATGGCGGCGGCGACAAGGCCCGGGCCAAGCACACCGAGCGCGGCAAGCTGCTCGCACGCGACCGCATCGCCGCCCTGCTCGATCCGGGCTCGCCGTTCCTGGAAATCGCCCCGCTCGCCGCCGAAGGCATGTACGACGACGCCGCGCCCGCCGCGGGCATGGTCGCCGGCATCGGCCGCGTGCAGGGCCTGGAAGTCGTGATCGTGGCCAACGACGCTACGGTCAAGGGCGGCACCTACTTCCCGATGACGGTCAAGAAGCACCTGCGCGCGCAGGAGATCGCCCGCGAGAACCGCCTGCCGTGCATCTACCTGGTCGACTCCGGCGGCGCCTTCCTGCCGCTGCAGGACGAGGTGTTCCCCGACCGCGAACATTTCGGCCGCATCTTCTACAACCAGGCCCGCCTGAGCGCGGAGAACATCCCGCAGATCGCCGTGGTCATGGGCAGTTGCACCGCCGGCGGCGCCTACGTGCCGGCGATGTGCGACGAGAGCATCATCGTCAAGGAACAGGGCACGATCTTCCTCGGCGGCCCGCCGCTGGTGAAGGCCGCAACCGGCGAAGTCGTCGATGCCGAAGCGCTCGGCGGCGCCGAAGTGCACACCACGGTGTCGGGCGTGGCCGATCATTTCGCCGAGGACGACCGCCACGCGCTGCAGATCGCCCGCGAGATCGTCGGCAACCTCAACCGCCGCAAGACCCTGCCGGTGACCGTGCAGGCCTCGCGCGAGCCGCTGTACGCCGCCCACGAGCTGTACGGCATCGTCCCCAAGGACACTCGCCGCCCGTTCGACATCCGCGAGGTCATCGCCCGCATCGTCGACGGCAGCGAGCTGCAGGAGTTCAAGGCGCGCTACGCCAAGACCCTGATCACCGGCTTCGCCCACGTCCACGGCTACCCGGTCGGCATCGTCGCCAACAACGGCATCCTGTTCGCCGAAAGCGCGCTCAAGGGCGCGCATTTCATCGAGCTGTGCAACCAGCGCGGCATCCCGCTGGTGTTCCTGCAGAACATCACCGGCTTCATGGTCGGCAAGAAATACGAGAACGCCGGCATCGCCAAAGACGGCGCCAAGATGGTCACCGCGGTGGCCTGCTCGCACGTGCCCAAGTTCACCGTGGTCATCGGCGGCAGCTTCGGCGCCGGCAACTACGCCATGTGCGGCCGCGCCTACGGCGCCCGCTTCCTGTGGATGTGGCCGAACGCGCGCATCAGCGTGATGGGCGGCGAACAGGCCGCTTCGGTGCTGGCGACCGTGCGCCGCGACGGCATCGAAGCCGCCGGCAAGGTATGGACGCCGGACGAAGAGGAAGCCTTCAAGGCGCCGATCCGCGACCAGTACGAAAGCCAGGGCAACCCCTACTACGCCAGCGCGCGGCTGTGGGACGACGGCATCATCGACCCGGCCGACACCCGCCGGGTGCTCGGGCTGGCGCTGTCGGCCAGCCTCAACGCGCCGATCGAGGACCGCACCCGCTTCGGCGTGTTCCGCATGTAA
- a CDS encoding type IV secretion system protein, translating into MDFLQLLTDVLTWLSPSSQSGLADYALFRLVSGWITSRVEDFGLALMGRSMAFVGGVGLSLVTLWLLFQGYRILSGARESMMGLVLQGTRIALIFGIATTMAVNSIPLNSFLTKDMDKAVHYLVTGKENESTASSIDRSLAVVQIAMTAIDGVQLLEPDPELIEEKRSAKMWATIGSAGPAIAAGCMLLLWTFAINLWIGLGPLFIFALAFPATKGMFTTWLKYGLGTLFSLGMLSFVANLLLDLTVRIATFMWLSKLVNIPGLSTEGISNQAMQQGSVGMILTVVIIAVPPMAAVFFQGQIGSVMSNSAFGKYGASGATANTASNPLPPAPQQTRDEVQRPPVRVAMSDSTPQHSNEIKKKDRG; encoded by the coding sequence ATGGACTTCCTGCAACTGCTCACCGACGTACTCACTTGGCTCTCGCCATCCTCGCAAAGCGGCCTGGCTGACTACGCCTTGTTCCGGCTCGTCAGTGGCTGGATTACGTCTCGCGTCGAAGACTTCGGCCTCGCCCTGATGGGGAGATCGATGGCGTTCGTCGGAGGAGTCGGGCTCAGCCTAGTGACGCTCTGGCTACTTTTCCAAGGCTACCGCATCCTCAGCGGAGCCCGAGAGTCGATGATGGGCCTGGTCCTACAGGGAACGAGGATCGCCTTGATCTTCGGCATCGCTACCACGATGGCGGTCAACAGCATCCCGCTCAACTCCTTCCTCACGAAGGATATGGACAAGGCCGTCCACTATCTGGTGACCGGTAAGGAAAACGAATCCACTGCGAGCAGTATCGACAGGTCCCTGGCCGTCGTCCAGATCGCCATGACGGCTATTGATGGGGTTCAGCTCCTTGAGCCCGACCCGGAGCTCATAGAGGAGAAGCGGTCCGCGAAGATGTGGGCTACGATCGGCTCCGCCGGCCCGGCCATCGCGGCCGGCTGTATGCTCCTGCTGTGGACGTTCGCAATTAATCTGTGGATTGGGCTCGGGCCCCTCTTCATCTTTGCCTTGGCGTTTCCTGCAACAAAGGGAATGTTCACCACATGGCTGAAGTACGGTCTAGGCACCCTCTTTTCCCTCGGCATGCTCAGTTTCGTAGCGAATCTGCTTCTCGATCTTACCGTTCGCATCGCCACCTTCATGTGGCTCAGTAAGCTCGTGAATATCCCCGGACTCAGCACCGAGGGCATCAGCAATCAGGCGATGCAGCAAGGAAGCGTGGGAATGATCTTGACCGTGGTCATCATCGCCGTCCCACCGATGGCTGCCGTCTTTTTCCAAGGCCAGATCGGTAGTGTCATGTCCAATTCAGCATTCGGGAAGTACGGGGCATCCGGGGCGACCGCCAACACAGCGAGTAACCCGCTTCCGCCGGCTCCGCAGCAGACCCGAGACGAAGTTCAGCGCCCGCCCGTCCGGGTAGCCATGAGCGACTCGACGCCGCAACATTCCAACGAGATTAAGAAGAAGGACAGGGGTTAA
- a CDS encoding DUF4189 domain-containing protein — protein sequence MASCGPIPSNTPARQWSSRWGALADDGAGSFGSSANESSQRRAEKSAVADCKSRGGTKCTVYMTYRDQCIALASSDVTSTTARAPDETSAQQDSLAGCKRGSNGAECRVHYSGCSLPARNR from the coding sequence ATGGCCAGTTGCGGCCCGATTCCGTCGAACACGCCCGCAAGGCAGTGGAGCAGTCGTTGGGGCGCCCTCGCAGATGATGGCGCCGGCAGCTTCGGATCAAGTGCAAACGAATCGAGTCAGAGAAGGGCCGAGAAGTCGGCTGTGGCGGACTGTAAATCGCGCGGCGGAACGAAGTGCACCGTGTACATGACTTACCGGGATCAATGCATCGCTCTAGCAAGTAGCGACGTCACATCTACTACGGCGAGAGCTCCCGACGAGACGTCAGCGCAGCAAGACAGCCTGGCGGGCTGCAAGAGAGGTAGCAATGGCGCCGAGTGCCGCGTCCATTACAGCGGCTGCAGCTTGCCGGCCCGCAACAGGTGA